Sequence from the Natronomonas marina genome:
CCTTGAACGCCTCGTTGGCGCTCTGCAGCCAGATGTCGCGGAACTCCGCGGGAGCGACCTCGTCACCTTCGGCGGCGTCGGTCGTCCGCTCGAAGGTCTGCTCGGCGGCGTCCATCCACACCTCGTAGGCGTTGTTGTACCCCTCGACGCCGGAGGCCAGAGTCTCCTGGTCGGGGACGCTGTCCTCCATCGCGTCCGCCCACGATTCCATGAACGCGGCGCTCATCTCCATGTTCTGCTCGACGGACTCGGCCATCGCTTCGTTTACGTTCTGAACCATTCGTTGCCACTGGGCCGCCGGATCGTCACCCTCGCTCATACGTACCCTACGCGGAGCGTCACTAAAAGGCCAACGCGAACGCGGGCCTCGGTTGAGGGATCCTGGAGTTACTCCCGTTCCGTCACGAGGAACTCCTGTCCCGGCGTCATCCGCAGCGTCATCTCCGGGGAGATGGGCGGCTCGCCGTCGGCGTCGTTGTCGCCCAGCCAGTAGAGGTCGTACTCCCGACCGATGGTCGCAAGCGCGAGTTTCGCCTCCAGCAGTGCGAACTCCCGGCCGATACAGATGCGGGGCCCGCCGCCGAACGGCGCGTACGCGAAGTCGTGTAGCTCCCCCCGGAGGTCGCCGTCCCACCGCGATGGCCGGAAGCTGTCGGGGGCCTCGAAGAACCGGGGGTCCCGGTGGACGTGCCGGAGGGCCAGGATGATGCGACTGTCCGCCGGGATTCGATAGCCGTCGAAGGCCGTCGGCTCGGTACTCCGGCGCGGTAGCGAGTACACCGGCGGGTAGAGCCGCAACGTCTCGGTGACGACCCGGTCGGTCACCGGCAACTCGTCGAGGTCGTCCATCGTCGGCGGGCCGTCCAGGGCGTCGACCTCGGCGTGGAACCGCTCGCGGACCCCGGGATTGTTCGCCAGCGCCCAGAAGGCGAACGTCAGCGACGTGGTCGTCGTGTCGTGGCCCGCGAAGATGATGGTCACCATCTGGTCGCGCAGCCGCTCGTCGGTCAGCATGCCCGAGTCGGCGACGCCGCTCTCCCGGAGACCGACCAAAAGCGACAGCAGGTCCTCGGCCTCGGCGGGGTCCGTCGGCGCGCCACCGGCCTTCTCTTCGAGTAGCCGGTCGGCCTCCGCCTGCAGCGTCGCCTTCCCCTTTCGGAACCGCCGGCGGGCCGGCGTCGGCACCCAGTCCGGCAGCAGGTACGACGTGGGAACGAACCAGTCGTGGAGCGCTTCGGCGGCCCGCCGGATCCGCTCGTCGCCGTCCAGCGCCAGTTCGCGTCCGAGGACGGTGGCGAAGAGGACGTCCAGCGTCATGTCGGTGAGCTCCGACTGCAACTCCAGTCGGTCGCCGTCGGCCCACCGGTCGCTCCGCCGTCGCACCTGCTCGACCATGCCGTCGGCGTAGTCCATCACGCTGTCGCGGGTGAAGAGCGGTTGCAGCACGTCCCGCTGGGCGGCCCACTCCTCGCCCTCGACGGTGAGCAGGCCCTCGCCGAAGGCGATGCGGAAGTCGTCGCTCTTCCGGAACGTCTCCCGCTCGGTCAACAGGACGCGCTTTACGTGCTCGGGGTGGGCCAGCGAGAAGACGTCGCCCTCGCCGGGCAGGTGGCTCCGGACGACGTCGCGGGTCGCAAGCGCCTGCTCGCCGAACTCGAAGACGTCGCGCATCTGGTGGAGGAAGTGCAAGCGCGGGTGTCCGAGGTTGGGCGGGTAGGGCGGCAGCGGCAACTCCGAAGGGTCGGCGTCGTCGTCCCGCTTTCCCTCCTCGGACGGCGCCGGCTCCGTCCGTCGCCCCGTGGTATCGCTGCTCATGAATTTGTCCTCGGCCGCCGGCCCAATAAACGCCGGGATGGGTCGCGCGACGGCGGCGGCTGGGCGTCCTGGCTCAGGCGAAGAACCGCGCCAGCCGCGTTGCGGCCTCGTCGGCCCGCGGCGTCACCAGCGCGAAGCGGAGCCACTCGCTGCGGGACTCGCCGAAGGCCTCGCCTGGCATCCCCGCGACGCCGGCCTCGTCGACGAGCCGTTCGGCGTTCTCCAGCGTCCCGGGGTAGCCGTCGAAGCGCGCCATCACGTAGAAGGCGCCCTTCGGCCGGGTGTACTCGGCGCCGGCCTCGTCCAGCGCCGCACAGAAGGCGTCGACGCGCTCGGAGAGCAGCCGACGGTTGGCCTCGTAGTACTCCGCGGGCGTCTCCCGGAGCGCCTCGAGGACCGCCGTCTGAGCGGGCCGGGAGCCGGCGACGTTGACCAGCATGTGCCGGGTCCGGGCGGCGTCCACCAGCCACTCCGGAAGGACGGCGTAGCCGACCCGAAAGCCCGTAATCGCCATCGACTTCGAGAAGGAGTTCGTGACGGCGACCCGTTCGGAGTCGAACTCCAGGGCGGTGGCGAAGGCCCCCTCCTCGAAGACGAAGTGGTCGTACACCTCGTCGGAGACGAGGAGTGCGTCGTGTTCCTCCGCGACGTCGACGAGTTCCCGCTTCGTCTCTCGGCCGTAGACGGCGCCGGTGGGGTTGTTCGGCGAGTTGACGACGATGGCGGCCGTCTCCTCGCTCGCGGCCGCCCGGACCGCCCCGGGGTCGAGCGTCCCGTCCGGTTCGGCGGCGACGAACCGGGGCGTCCCCCCGAGCATCTTCGTCCGGCCCTGGTAGTAGGGGTAGACCGGGTCGGTGAGCAGCACCTCCTCGCCGTCCAGCGCCGCCAGTGCACAGGCCATCGCCAGGTAGTTCGCCTCGCCCGCGCCGTTGGTGACGACGACCCGCTCGACGTCGACGCCGCGCCTCGTTGCGATTTCCTCGCGCAACTCCCGGAGACCCTCGCTCGGCGGGTACTGGAACTCCGCGACCGGGGCGTCGGCGTACGCCGACAGCCCTGCCCGGAGCGCCTCGGGGGCCTCCCAGTCGGGGTTGCCCGAGACCATGTCGACCACGTCCCGGTCGGCGGCGGCCGCGTACTCCATCAGGTGGAAGAACAGCGGCCGGTCGTAATCGTCCATACCACCCGTGACGGCGGAAGCCACGTCGGTCTAACGCTTTCGGCGGGCGGAACCGACACGGAACCGACCGCTGTCTCGCGCCGACGCCGGGAGCGGTTTCAAGGCGCCGGCGGCCGTCCGGTCGGTATGGCAATCGAGGAACGCGTCGGCGACGCCCTCCGCGAGCGCGGGGAGTCCGTCGCCACCGCCGAATCGTGCACCGGCGGGCTCGTCGGCTCGCTCGTCACGGACGTTCCGGGCGCCAGCGACTACTTCGACCGCTCGTACGTTACCTACACCTACGACGCCAAACTGGAGGAGTTGGGCGTCCCCCGTGAGACCCTCGACGGGGCGGGCGCCGTCAGCGAACCGGTCGCCCGGGCGATGGCGCGGGCGGCCCGGGACCGCGCGGGCGTCACCTGGGGCGTGGCGACGACGGGCATCGCCGGCCCCACCGGCGGCACCGACGAGAAACCGGTCGGCACCGTCCACGTCGGCGTCGCCCGCGCCGCCGAGTGGGGCACTGGCGACTCCTCCTGTGGCGTCGAGCGCTACGTCTTCGACGGCTCCCGGACCGAAATCAAGCGGAAGATAGCCGAGCAGGCCCTCGAGGACCTGCTCGCGGCGGTCGAATCCGCCTGAGGTTCCTCGAATACCGGCCCGGCGGCGAGTACTCTTTTACCGCGGCGGGTCGTCACCCCGCCCGATGGACAAGGAAGGGCACGTCCTCAACGCTGTACTGCTCGGGGTCGGTCTCGGGTTCATCCTCGAACCCGCCGGGACCCTCGCGACGCTGCGGACCGTCGTCGCCGTCACCATCCCGGTGACGCTCGGCGCGCTGTTTCCCGACGTCGACACCGCCTTCGGCAAGCACCGGAAGACGCTGCACAACCTCCCCGTCCTGGCGCTGTTCGTCGCCTTCCCGCTCGTCTTCGAGAACCTCGCGTTCGTCTGGGTCGGCGTCCTCACCCACTACGTGCTGGACGTCCTCGGGAGCACCCGGGGTATCGCGCTGTTCTACCCCCTCTCGAGCAGCGAGTTCGGGTTCCCGGCCGGCGTCACTACCTCGAGCAGGTTCGCAAACGCCGTCACGCTCGTCATCACGGCCGTCGAACTCGGGGTCGCGGCGGCCGTCGTCCACGTCCTCCCGCAGTACGTCGACGTCTCGGCGGTTACCGAAATCGTCGCCGTCCTCCCGTGATGCCCGGACGACCGACGACGAGGAGACGTTCGACGAAATATCGGGGAAAGCACGGCGTCGACCGCGGTGCGGTCCCGCGTTCGGCGGCGCCGAAACGAACCGACCATTTATTACGAGCGGTGTCCTCCCTGCCTTCATGGGAAGCGACTGCGTCAACTGCGGGGACCCGGACACCGAGCGGTACGAGCTCATGGTCCGCAACACCAACCACGACAAGGTTCCGCTCTGCGAGGAGTGTCACGCGGCCATCAGCGAGGAGCTGTCCGACGATTGAGCGTCCGGTAGTGGCTCCGTCGGGGGCCACTGGGTGTCGAGCCGCGATGTCCGGCCGCCAGTTCTCAGCATAATGTTTCAGGATATTCAGGTGCTGCACGTCGACGACGACCCCGCCATCCGGGACCTCACCGCGGAATTTCTCGAACAGGTCGACGACTCCATCTCCGTTCGGAGCGAATCCGACCCGACGGCCGTCCCCGCCCGCATCGACGCCGAGCAGATAGACTGCATCGTCAGCGACTACAACATGCCCGAGTGCAACGGCCTGGAGCTCTGCTGGTCGGTGCGGAAGGAGCGCCCCTGGCTCCCCTTCGTCCTCTTCACCAGCGAGCGCGGCGAGGAGATCGCCGAGCGGGCGCTGGACACCGGCGCGACCGACTTCATCCAGAAGGAGACCGGCACCCACCACTACTCCCTTCTGGCCAACCGCATCACGCTCGCGGTCACGCGTCACCGCGCCATCCAGCGGCTCCGCGACAACGACGCCCTCCCCTCGGAGTGGCCCCCCGGCGCGGCCACCCCCGACCGCAGCGAGGCGCCCTCGGACGCCGACGCCGAGCCCACGAACGGGTTCAAGAGTTAAACGGCGTCGGCAGTTCGTTCCTTACGGTTCCGCACTCGCAGTGTCGCTGGTGGAACGGGGTCCGTTCTCGGCGACGATGGTGAACTCGTACGGGCCGTCATCACACGTAGCGTCGTCCGGGGCTTCGAAAACCACGCCATCACCGGATTTCCCGCTTTCCGTCTGGTCGGTCGCGCCCCACGAGACCGTCACCTGTTCGGCGTTCGTCGTGGTCCAGCTGACCTCGAACTTGACATCGTCGTCTGGACCTGGGATCAGGCCACACGACGAGGTACTGGACGCCGAGAAATCGTCGACTTTCGGCGGAGCGGGTGTCGGCGTGGGTGTCGGCGTCGGCGTTGGCGTCAGCGTGGCCGTCGGCGTGGGTGTCGGCGTCGGCGTTGGCGTCAGGAAGTCGTCGTCGTCATCGTCTTCCTCCGTCGGCGTCGGCGTCGGCGTGGCGGTCGCCGTCGGCGTGTCCGGGACCTCGGTCGGCGTCCCCGGAGCGCGTGTCGGCGTGGCCGTCGCGGTACCGGGCGTCACCGTCGGCGTGTCGGGTGGCGTCGGCGAGTCCGTCGCCGTCGGGGACGAGGAGTCGGTGTCGGTCGCGGTGTCGGTGACGGTCCCGGCCGGCGTCGGGGTCGGCGTGGCCGCGTCGGGACCGCCGTCGCCGCCGATGGGGTTCAGGTCGCCGGGGTCGGGTGCGGAGATGTCGCCGAGACCGCCGACCGCGGCGACGCTGCTGACGAGAAGAGCGACGACGCCGAGGGCGAGGACGACGCCGACGGCGTACGGGAGGACCGCCGCGACGTACGCCAGCGGGCTCGCCGGGCGGTCGTCCGGCGTCCACTCGAAGCGCCGGCCGAACGGCTCGACGCCCGCGGCCTCCTCGCGGGTCGTGGACACCGGCTCGTCTCGTCGGCCATCGGACATGTGACTGATACGACTAACGGGGACCGGATTCAAAAGCCCTCCGGCTGGAACAATGCTGGTTTCGAGCGCCGTCGGCCCCCAGCGACGGCGCGACGGTCAGTCGTCGGCGCCCCCGGCGTCGGGCCGGTACTCCCGGCTGACCCGTTTCCAGACGCCCGAGCGGAACCGGTAGTAGTTCAGCGCCGCCGGCACGGATGTCTCCGCCAGGAAGGCCAGGTACAGTCCGTAGAGTCCCAGCGGCGTCACCGTCCCGAGGTAGACAAGCGGGATGGAGACGCCGAACATGCCGAGCGCCTGGCTGAGGAACGGCCACCGGGTGTCGCCGGCGGCGTCCAGCGGTCCGGCGGCGGCGCCGGAGACGCCCTGGAGAACGACGGCGACGCAGGCGACCC
This genomic interval carries:
- a CDS encoding poly(R)-hydroxyalkanoic acid synthase subunit PhaE; this encodes MSEGDDPAAQWQRMVQNVNEAMAESVEQNMEMSAAFMESWADAMEDSVPDQETLASGVEGYNNAYEVWMDAAEQTFERTTDAAEGDEVAPAEFRDIWLQSANEAFKEVMSTSAFAAANGQLVRAMMDLREQTDEVGEETLAELGMPTQSDVEEVGERLVELERRQHRVEEKLDRVIEALE
- a CDS encoding cytochrome P450; protein product: MSSDTTGRRTEPAPSEEGKRDDDADPSELPLPPYPPNLGHPRLHFLHQMRDVFEFGEQALATRDVVRSHLPGEGDVFSLAHPEHVKRVLLTERETFRKSDDFRIAFGEGLLTVEGEEWAAQRDVLQPLFTRDSVMDYADGMVEQVRRRSDRWADGDRLELQSELTDMTLDVLFATVLGRELALDGDERIRRAAEALHDWFVPTSYLLPDWVPTPARRRFRKGKATLQAEADRLLEEKAGGAPTDPAEAEDLLSLLVGLRESGVADSGMLTDERLRDQMVTIIFAGHDTTTTSLTFAFWALANNPGVRERFHAEVDALDGPPTMDDLDELPVTDRVVTETLRLYPPVYSLPRRSTEPTAFDGYRIPADSRIILALRHVHRDPRFFEAPDSFRPSRWDGDLRGELHDFAYAPFGGGPRICIGREFALLEAKLALATIGREYDLYWLGDNDADGEPPISPEMTLRMTPGQEFLVTERE
- a CDS encoding pyridoxal phosphate-dependent aminotransferase is translated as MDDYDRPLFFHLMEYAAAADRDVVDMVSGNPDWEAPEALRAGLSAYADAPVAEFQYPPSEGLRELREEIATRRGVDVERVVVTNGAGEANYLAMACALAALDGEEVLLTDPVYPYYQGRTKMLGGTPRFVAAEPDGTLDPGAVRAAASEETAAIVVNSPNNPTGAVYGRETKRELVDVAEEHDALLVSDEVYDHFVFEEGAFATALEFDSERVAVTNSFSKSMAITGFRVGYAVLPEWLVDAARTRHMLVNVAGSRPAQTAVLEALRETPAEYYEANRRLLSERVDAFCAALDEAGAEYTRPKGAFYVMARFDGYPGTLENAERLVDEAGVAGMPGEAFGESRSEWLRFALVTPRADEAATRLARFFA
- a CDS encoding CinA family protein gives rise to the protein MAIEERVGDALRERGESVATAESCTGGLVGSLVTDVPGASDYFDRSYVTYTYDAKLEELGVPRETLDGAGAVSEPVARAMARAARDRAGVTWGVATTGIAGPTGGTDEKPVGTVHVGVARAAEWGTGDSSCGVERYVFDGSRTEIKRKIAEQALEDLLAAVESA
- a CDS encoding metal-dependent hydrolase; translation: MDKEGHVLNAVLLGVGLGFILEPAGTLATLRTVVAVTIPVTLGALFPDVDTAFGKHRKTLHNLPVLALFVAFPLVFENLAFVWVGVLTHYVLDVLGSTRGIALFYPLSSSEFGFPAGVTTSSRFANAVTLVITAVELGVAAAVVHVLPQYVDVSAVTEIVAVLP
- a CDS encoding response regulator, which gives rise to MFQDIQVLHVDDDPAIRDLTAEFLEQVDDSISVRSESDPTAVPARIDAEQIDCIVSDYNMPECNGLELCWSVRKERPWLPFVLFTSERGEEIAERALDTGATDFIQKETGTHHYSLLANRITLAVTRHRAIQRLRDNDALPSEWPPGAATPDRSEAPSDADAEPTNGFKS